The proteins below come from a single Mya arenaria isolate MELC-2E11 chromosome 6, ASM2691426v1 genomic window:
- the LOC128237953 gene encoding uncharacterized protein LOC128237953, with translation MEELHTKQPLLAEVLLAVTLPTSKIGHSSATNSLVPVIGAIYGMLMKQRFHELSLVQKVVTITLANEQTHQKVYDRLQPLGITLSHSGLLSTMDTISGHFKTELIDAIKERKQFRIVGDNINFQLGVAHARKSSGKIRHMEHWFGSTSIVQNMSFDYLSDQSPQCDLRILPVASFLLADDNWKYLIDDMNRPVARTLTEFFPWLKFAKKAANEDILGEHSQLLHEKNKVIPLPIMAKNEQKYSDVVDILDSYESLVNSVHISAGMPPEPVHIGGDQLTRERFSGAKRLRAAALTPTERFENLKPITFELFHLQMTVLSSFYQILYHTSNTEIFTLHAKKIRLQRKDADGLDVKNHYNDCKELAVSFIKSYIVEAACEYFQVEDTNAVPNIQLPDCTNMSSEDINKWLCELVRPLDERVLRDSRNALDKIQPVSAENHDYGCDSMHVYGKVVLEIGLVYLRLNDVIKIPDRNRLLRTLKYLMVFLKGHNHRSKYALEILQFLCQQLAKLSEKVANSSLYGLFVNTGGKTNTHIPADLQMEHLVRVTKNHLKSMCSNVSEASMKNRSSSFHGMNEISDKYDTETHVCRRAQKHKTPSSYQDELHLITDLRSVRPFHHVCGRCIQSLKNMPKNPITKLDMDELVLWIEKHKLHMYYDVGH, from the exons ATGGAAGAACTTCATACCAAACAGCCTCTTTTGGCTGAAGTTTTGTTGGCCGTAACATTACCAACCAGTAAAATAGGACATTCTTCAGCAACCAATTCACTAGTTCCAGTAATCGGAGCAATCTATGGCATGCTCATGAAGCAGAGGTTTCATGAACTATCATTAGTGCAGAAGGTTGTGACCATCACACTTGCCAATGAACAGACTCATCAGAAA GTTTATGATCGGTTGCAACCACTTGGTATTACTTTGAGCCACTCGGGATTGTTGTCCACAATGGATACAATATCTGGACATTTCAAGACTGAATTAATAGatgcaataaaagaaagaaaacaatttcGAATAGTTGGCGACAATATTAACTTTCAGCTTGGTGTTGCTCATGCTAGGAAGAGTAGTGGTAAAATTCGACACATGGAACATTGGTTTGGATCCACTTCCATAGTTCAGAACATGTCTTTTGATTACCTCTCTGACCAGTCACCTCAATGTGATCTAAGGATTCTACCCGTTGCAAGTTTTCTGTTAGCAGATGATAATTGGAAGTATTTGATAGATGATATGAATCGACCCGTTGCTAGAACTCTTACAGAATTCTTTCCTTGGCTCAAGTTTGCCAAGAAAGCAGCAAATGAGGACATACTAGGAGAGCATAGTCAACTTCTTCACGAGAAGAATAAAGTAATACCACTTCCTATAATGGCCAAAAACGAGCAAAAGTATTCAGATGTTGTTGACATTCTCGACAGTTATGAGTCACTAGTGAATTCTGTTCATATAAGTGCTGGAATGCCACCAGAGCCTGTACATATCGGCGGAGATCAGTTGACTCGAGAACGATTCTCTGGAGCCAAACGTCTCCGTGCCGCAGCATTGACCCCAACAGAGAGATTTGAAAACTTAAAGCCAATTACATTTGAATTGTTTCACCTGCAAATGACTGTGCTATCTAGCTTTTACCAAATTCTTTACCATACATCAAACACTGAAATTTTCACATTGCATGCTAAAAAAATCCGTTTACAACGAAAAGATGCAGATGGCTTGGATGTCAAGAACCACTACAATGACTGCAAGGAGTTGGCCGTCTCCTTCATTAAATCTTACATAGTGGAGGCAGCATGCGAGTACTTTCAGGTAGAAGATACAAACGCTGTCCCCAATATTCAACTGCCTGACTGTACAAACATGAGCAGCGAGGACATCAACAAGTGGCTATGTGAATTAGTTAGGCCTTTAGATGAAAGAGTCTTGCGTGACAGTAGAAATGCTCTTGATAAAATTCAACCAGTTTCAGCCGAAAACCATGATTATGGTTGTGACTCCATGCATGTATATGGCAAAGTTGTTCTTGAGATTGGTCTGGTTTATCTTCGGTTGAATGATGTCATCAAAATTCCAGACAGAAATCGCCTACTGAGAACTTTGAAATACTTGATGGTGTTTCTAAAAGGCCACAACCACAGGTCAAAGTATGCACTTGAAATTCTGCAGTTTCTTTGTCAACAGCTTGCAAAACTCAGTGAAAAGGTTGCTAATAGCAGTTTGTATGGCCTGTTTGTTAACACTGGTGGGAAAACAAATACCCATATACCAGCTGATCTCCAGATGGAGCATCTTGTAAGAGTTACAAAGAACCATCTCAAATCCATGTGTTCCAATGTATCAGAGGCATCAATGAAAAACAGAAGCTCATCCTTTCATGGAATGAATGAAATCTCTGACAAATATGACACAGAAACGCATGTTTGTAGACGGGCTCAGAAACACAAGACACCATCTTCCTACCAAGATGAGCTTCACTTAATAACAGACTTGAGATCAGTAAGACCTTTCCACCATGTGTGTGGGCGGTGCATTCAGTCACTGAAGAACATGCCAAAGAATCCAATCACAAAACTCGATATGGATGAACTCGTTTTGTGGATTGAAAAACACAAACTCCATATGTACTACGACGTTGGGCATTAA